The Nitratidesulfovibrio sp. SRB-5 genome includes a window with the following:
- a CDS encoding 30S ribosomal protein S1 → MTATPENMENAALEMDLSFESALENYLSSDFGDLEEGSIIKGEVVRVDEDSVLVDVNFKSEGQISASEFRDSTGKVNIAVGDKVDVFVVRKNEMEGTITLSFEKAKRMQLFDKLEEIQENNGVITGRIVRRIKGGYTVDLGGVEAFLPGSHVDLRPVPDMDALVNQEYEFRVLKINRRRSNVIVSRRVLLEEERDSKRQDLLRTLEENQIVVGKAKNITEYGVFVDLGGLDGLLHITDMSWKRIRHPKELVTLGQELQLKVLSFDRDNQKVSLGMKQLVADPWQDITAKYPEGAKLQGRVTNLVDYGAFVELEPGVEGLVHISEMSWTRKLRHPSQMVRVGDEVEVVILGVDQDKKRISLGMKQVKPNPWEVVAEKYPEGTILEGVIKNITEFGMFIGIEDGIDGLIHVSDISWTKKIRHPNEVFKTGDVVQAKVLTVDQENEKFTLGIKQLTEDPWTHVPSRYPVGGLIEGTVTNITDFGLFVEVEEGIEGLVHVSEISQKKIKSPSEMFKEGVVIQAKVIHVSAEERRLGLSIKQLKDEEERRKPKEFRAGPADTGGQNLGDLLKQKLEEDASDS, encoded by the coding sequence ATGACAGCAACCCCCGAAAACATGGAAAACGCCGCTCTTGAAATGGATCTGAGTTTCGAGAGCGCCCTCGAGAATTACCTCAGCTCCGATTTCGGCGACCTCGAAGAAGGGTCGATCATCAAGGGCGAGGTGGTTCGCGTGGATGAGGACAGCGTCCTCGTCGACGTGAACTTCAAGTCCGAAGGGCAGATTTCCGCTTCCGAGTTCAGGGACAGCACCGGCAAGGTCAACATCGCCGTGGGCGACAAGGTGGACGTCTTCGTCGTTCGCAAGAACGAGATGGAAGGCACCATCACCCTGTCCTTCGAGAAGGCCAAGCGCATGCAGCTCTTCGACAAGCTCGAAGAGATTCAGGAAAACAACGGGGTCATCACCGGCCGCATCGTGCGTCGCATCAAGGGCGGCTACACCGTCGATCTCGGCGGCGTCGAAGCCTTCCTGCCCGGTTCGCACGTGGACCTGCGCCCCGTCCCCGACATGGACGCGCTGGTCAACCAGGAATACGAATTCCGTGTTCTCAAGATCAACCGTCGGCGCAGCAACGTCATCGTTTCCCGCCGCGTCCTGCTTGAAGAGGAACGCGATTCCAAGCGTCAGGATCTGCTGCGCACTCTCGAAGAGAACCAGATCGTCGTCGGCAAGGCCAAGAACATCACCGAATACGGCGTGTTCGTGGACCTTGGCGGGCTGGACGGCCTGCTGCACATCACCGACATGTCCTGGAAGCGCATCCGTCACCCGAAGGAACTGGTCACCCTTGGCCAGGAACTTCAGCTGAAGGTGCTCTCCTTCGACCGCGACAACCAGAAGGTGTCGCTGGGCATGAAGCAGCTGGTGGCCGACCCCTGGCAGGACATCACCGCCAAGTACCCCGAAGGCGCCAAGCTTCAGGGCCGCGTGACCAACCTGGTGGACTACGGCGCGTTCGTCGAGCTGGAGCCCGGCGTGGAAGGTCTGGTGCACATTTCCGAAATGTCGTGGACCCGCAAGCTGCGCCATCCTTCCCAGATGGTGCGCGTGGGCGACGAAGTGGAAGTGGTCATCCTCGGCGTCGATCAGGACAAGAAGCGCATCTCCCTCGGCATGAAGCAGGTCAAGCCGAACCCGTGGGAAGTTGTGGCCGAAAAGTACCCCGAAGGCACCATCCTTGAAGGCGTGATCAAGAACATCACCGAATTCGGCATGTTCATCGGCATCGAGGACGGCATCGACGGCCTGATCCACGTGTCCGACATCAGCTGGACCAAGAAGATCCGCCATCCCAACGAAGTGTTCAAGACCGGCGACGTGGTGCAGGCCAAGGTGCTGACCGTCGATCAGGAGAACGAAAAGTTCACCCTCGGCATCAAGCAGCTGACCGAAGACCCGTGGACCCACGTGCCCTCGCGCTACCCGGTGGGCGGCCTGATCGAAGGCACGGTGACCAACATCACCGACTTCGGCCTGTTCGTTGAAGTGGAAGAAGGCATCGAAGGCCTGGTCCACGTCTCCGAAATCAGCCAGAAGAAGATCAAGTCTCCCTCCGAGATGTTCAAGGAAGGCGTGGTCATTCAGGCCAAGGTCATCCACGTCTCCGCCGAAGAACGTCGCCTCGGGCTGTCCATCAAGCAGCTCAAGGACGAGGAAGAACGTCGCAAGCCCAAGGAATTCCGCGCCGGTCCCGCCGATACGGGTGGCCAGAACCTTGGTGACCTGCTGAAGCAGAAGCTGGAAGAGGATGCTTCCGACAGCTAG
- the rimO gene encoding 30S ribosomal protein S12 methylthiotransferase RimO: MISVYSVSLGCPKNRVDTERLLGALGAPVRPVARMAEADVVLVNTCGFILPAVEESVRTVVEAVDEISGLARRPLLAVAGCLVGRYGERDLAAELPEVDLWLPNQSIETWPDLLARAVGARVAMGDGLAGGGTLASGALAPGYAGGTRLLSTGPSYAWLKISDGCRHNCSFCTIPSIRGAHRSTPAAELEREARQLLDMGVRELILVAQDVTAWGGDLESGPGGSTGKGDLRPLLDRLLPLPGLDRLRLMYLYPAGLNDDLLAYLAAAGAPFVPYFDVPLQHAHPDVLGRMGRPFARNPRVVVDRIRKHFPDAALRTSIIVGFPGETEEHYAALTDFVAETRFHHLGVFAYRAEEGTPAAAMPGQVDDKVKEWRRDALMEVQAEISEEIMESYVGQRMPVLVDAPHDEWPGLHTGRTWFQAPEIDGVTYVSGAGVVPGALVEADIVEARTYDLVALAEPEE; this comes from the coding sequence ATGATAAGTGTTTATTCCGTCAGCCTTGGTTGCCCCAAGAACCGCGTGGACACCGAACGCCTGCTGGGCGCGCTGGGGGCCCCCGTGCGCCCCGTGGCCCGCATGGCCGAGGCCGACGTGGTGCTCGTGAACACCTGCGGCTTCATCCTGCCCGCCGTGGAAGAATCGGTGCGCACCGTGGTGGAGGCCGTGGACGAGATTTCCGGGCTGGCCCGGCGGCCCCTGCTGGCCGTGGCCGGGTGCCTGGTGGGCCGCTATGGCGAACGCGACCTCGCCGCCGAACTGCCGGAAGTGGACCTGTGGCTGCCCAACCAGTCCATCGAGACATGGCCGGACCTGCTGGCACGCGCCGTGGGGGCCAGGGTGGCCATGGGGGACGGGCTTGCCGGGGGCGGAACGCTGGCATCCGGAGCCCTCGCGCCCGGCTACGCGGGGGGCACGCGGCTTCTGTCCACCGGGCCGTCGTACGCCTGGCTGAAGATCAGCGACGGGTGCCGCCACAACTGTTCGTTCTGCACCATCCCCTCCATTCGCGGCGCGCACCGCTCCACCCCGGCGGCGGAACTGGAACGCGAGGCGCGACAGCTGCTGGACATGGGCGTGCGGGAACTGATTCTGGTGGCGCAGGACGTCACCGCCTGGGGCGGGGATCTGGAAAGCGGCCCCGGCGGCTCCACGGGCAAGGGCGACCTGCGCCCCTTGCTGGACCGGTTGCTGCCCCTGCCGGGGCTGGACCGGCTGCGCCTGATGTACCTGTATCCCGCCGGGCTCAACGACGACCTGCTGGCGTACCTTGCGGCGGCGGGCGCGCCCTTCGTTCCCTATTTCGACGTGCCCCTGCAGCACGCCCACCCCGACGTGCTGGGCCGCATGGGGCGCCCGTTCGCCCGCAACCCCCGCGTGGTGGTGGACCGCATCCGCAAACACTTTCCGGACGCGGCCCTGCGCACCTCCATCATCGTCGGCTTTCCCGGCGAGACGGAGGAACACTACGCCGCGCTCACCGACTTCGTGGCGGAAACGCGCTTTCACCACCTTGGCGTGTTCGCCTACCGGGCGGAGGAAGGCACCCCCGCCGCCGCCATGCCCGGGCAGGTGGACGACAAGGTGAAGGAATGGCGGCGCGATGCGCTGATGGAGGTACAGGCCGAAATCAGCGAGGAGATCATGGAATCTTACGTGGGCCAGCGCATGCCCGTGCTGGTGGACGCCCCCCACGACGAATGGCCCGGCCTGCACACGGGCCGCACCTGGTTCCAGGCCCCGGAGATAGACGGGGTTACCTACGTGAGCGGGGCCGGTGTGGTTCCCGGCGCGCTGGTGGAGGCCGACATCGTGGAGGCCCGGACCTACGACCTGGTGGCCCTGGCCGAGCCGGAGGAGTAG
- a CDS encoding two-component system sensor histidine kinase NtrB, with product MTTQPPSGPSVPPATTPESGDASPRRSAGCPACTPVHAPGRNPAHDPAHDPGHAGQALTDASAAPRRPFPVALAGVGRALRPVAGLLQRPDFLLGFPWVHLTGMLLTPQDHDDLAQHACQPLSAPGGPPPPDPAALEARAGLPPAPPAPGGVPRFAAAADLFAAQPGLRMVIDLTDDGRHMAELRVAAPAGVSLLDAGGALWVWEMLASEKLCSTCNLHLREARDLFATLIDQVDEDILLLDTEGRIVDLNRNILQRKGGTKDDWIGTCCWQLDGASFCCPPEHGGCTFRETVSTGHKAERIHTRVNDDGRVQYFRVYTYPVTDDAGRLTRVIEMRRDITNRTNMEIRLQQAEKMAAIGELSTYVAHEIRNPLFAIGGFANSLLRSPSLDEAARGKVQVILEESRRLDTILKSILNFARPTSPRTGEVDLNLLARQTMELMSLGFDQRRITVDMQLAPDIPKAHGDGEMLKQCLINLVKNAQEAMPEGGRLTVRTGMNQQHVHIAVADTGVGIPPELHDKIFSPFFSTKEKGAGIGLAMSRKIIEEMGGRVDLQSQVGKGTTITLHLLPLLAVPRTTEPARDDPAGDGMKG from the coding sequence ATGACCACGCAGCCCCCTTCCGGCCCTTCCGTCCCACCTGCCACCACGCCGGAGTCCGGCGACGCATCGCCCCGCAGGTCTGCGGGCTGTCCCGCATGCACTCCGGTGCATGCGCCGGGACGCAATCCGGCTCACGATCCGGCTCACGATCCGGGGCACGCAGGGCAGGCCCTGACGGATGCCTCCGCCGCGCCGCGCCGCCCCTTTCCCGTGGCGTTGGCCGGAGTGGGGCGGGCCCTGCGCCCGGTGGCTGGCCTGCTGCAACGCCCCGATTTTCTGCTGGGCTTTCCGTGGGTGCATCTGACGGGCATGCTGCTGACCCCGCAGGACCATGATGATCTGGCGCAGCACGCCTGCCAGCCGCTGAGCGCTCCAGGCGGCCCGCCGCCCCCGGACCCAGCCGCCCTGGAGGCCCGCGCGGGCCTGCCCCCGGCCCCGCCCGCGCCGGGCGGCGTGCCCCGCTTCGCCGCCGCCGCAGACCTGTTCGCGGCCCAGCCCGGCCTGCGCATGGTCATCGACCTGACCGACGATGGCCGCCACATGGCCGAGTTGCGCGTGGCGGCCCCCGCCGGGGTTTCGCTGCTGGATGCGGGCGGCGCGCTGTGGGTGTGGGAGATGCTGGCCTCGGAAAAGCTGTGCTCCACCTGCAACCTGCACCTGCGCGAGGCGCGCGACCTGTTCGCCACGCTCATCGACCAGGTGGACGAGGACATCCTGCTACTGGACACCGAAGGCCGCATCGTGGACCTGAACCGCAACATCCTGCAGCGCAAGGGCGGCACCAAGGACGACTGGATCGGCACCTGCTGCTGGCAACTGGATGGCGCCTCGTTCTGCTGCCCGCCGGAGCACGGCGGCTGCACCTTCCGCGAAACCGTCAGCACCGGCCACAAGGCGGAGCGCATCCATACCAGGGTCAACGACGATGGCCGGGTACAGTACTTCCGGGTGTACACCTATCCGGTCACCGACGACGCGGGGCGGCTGACGCGGGTCATCGAGATGCGGCGCGACATCACCAACCGCACCAACATGGAAATCCGCCTGCAACAGGCCGAAAAGATGGCCGCCATCGGCGAGCTTTCCACCTACGTGGCGCACGAGATCCGCAACCCGCTGTTCGCCATCGGCGGCTTTGCCAATTCGCTGCTGCGCTCGCCCTCGCTGGACGAGGCCGCGCGCGGCAAGGTGCAGGTGATCCTGGAAGAATCGCGGCGGCTGGACACCATCCTCAAGTCCATCCTCAACTTTGCCCGGCCCACCTCGCCCCGCACGGGCGAAGTGGACCTGAACCTGCTGGCCCGCCAGACCATGGAGCTGATGAGCCTGGGCTTCGACCAGCGGCGCATCACCGTGGACATGCAGCTTGCGCCGGATATCCCCAAGGCCCACGGCGACGGCGAGATGCTCAAGCAGTGCCTGATCAACCTGGTGAAGAACGCGCAGGAGGCCATGCCCGAAGGGGGCCGCCTGACCGTGCGCACCGGCATGAACCAGCAGCATGTGCACATTGCGGTGGCGGACACGGGCGTGGGCATTCCGCCGGAACTGCACGACAAGATATTCAGCCCGTTCTTTTCCACCAAGGAAAAGGGCGCGGGCATCGGCCTGGCCATGAGCCGCAAGATCATCGAGGAAATGGGAGGCCGGGTGGACCTGCAAAGCCAGGTGGGCAAGGGCACCACCATCACCCTGCACCTGCTGCCCCTGCTGGCCGTGCCCCGGACGACGGAACCCGCACGGGACGACCCGGCAGGCGATGGCATGAAGGGATGA
- a CDS encoding XTP/dITP diphosphatase, producing the protein MTTVTNTTPATTTGTTAVIVLATRNAGKIRELNDMLHGTGVTVVGLDAYPEIGEIEETGTTFEENALLKARTVAELTGRIAVADDSGLEVDALGGAPGVYSARYSAEDGVPATDARNNEKLLAALANVPDAQRTARFRSVIAACAPDGRHITAAGAWEGRVATAPQGDNGFGYDPLFFDPELGRTAATLTRDEKNARSHRGKALRRLLEMWPGFAGGKG; encoded by the coding sequence ATGACCACCGTTACGAACACCACCCCCGCGACCACCACCGGCACCACCGCCGTCATCGTGCTGGCCACCCGCAACGCGGGCAAGATCCGTGAACTCAACGACATGCTGCACGGCACCGGGGTCACCGTGGTCGGCCTCGACGCCTACCCCGAGATCGGCGAAATCGAGGAGACCGGCACCACCTTCGAGGAAAACGCCCTGCTGAAAGCGCGCACCGTGGCCGAACTGACGGGCCGCATCGCCGTGGCCGACGATTCCGGGCTGGAGGTGGACGCCCTGGGCGGTGCGCCCGGCGTGTATTCCGCCCGCTATTCCGCTGAAGACGGCGTGCCCGCCACCGACGCCCGCAACAACGAAAAGCTGCTGGCCGCCCTGGCCAACGTGCCCGATGCGCAGCGCACGGCGCGGTTCCGCTCGGTCATTGCCGCCTGCGCCCCCGATGGCCGCCACATCACCGCCGCCGGGGCCTGGGAAGGCCGCGTGGCCACCGCCCCGCAGGGCGACAACGGCTTCGGGTACGATCCGCTGTTCTTCGACCCGGAACTGGGCCGCACGGCGGCCACCCTTACCCGCGACGAAAAGAACGCCCGCAGCCACCGGGGCAAGGCCCTGCGCCGCCTGCTGGAAATGTGGCCCGGTTTCGCGGGCGGCAAGGGCTAG
- a CDS encoding bacteriohemerythrin gives MTLRMKLLAGFIGTQVLTCLLTAGLLWHFGVDGMRHVGDAASIAMQDRARDQLTSIRSSKALHVEDIFRRMRNQLLTLAGELTAREAAQALPAAWLGVQGEVAGHMDAKAVARQLLDVYAGPAYLRSPEFTANAPSAPGYVPRAPEAYLPADANGVLLQGMYLLPALAAGQRGASATPARHPLPTAYNTLHARCHPVLLHFADTFGYRDILLLDPNTGAVTYSVRKLPDFGTSLVTGPYKDTGLATVFRKAVAAGRAGERNAAAMTDFAPYEPGRNAPAAFIATPVYDASGAFLAVMALHVTETGINRVMTSEGRWKDVGLGESGDAYLVGPDLRVRSLPRGSTNRHILADIMDTEAARKAVAGETGCGAVRDHDGRPVLAAWQPLRIEGLTMGLVAEIDMDEALAATRDIAAASGKAERSMLTGALVVLLLGAALGSGVAVALVASISRPLRRLQAYAGEVAEGHLEARPEGAYPPELDAMRHSIERMVQNLRQRIEEADGQRQEAARMAREAQDAMRNATASESRIKRLMDRMTGAAGKTRNVSEHVSHSIADLTGQVSTVTGGVETQRRRMDETAEAVADMRVTVANVTDNARRAAEQADLSRGNADEGARGMRETVAAINGIRERIQRLNEAMGRLGVEAENIGQVMSLISDIADQTNLLALNAAIEAARAGDAGRGFAVVADEVRKLAEKTMAATRDVGEAVARIQGHTRENIAAVEQAARDATASAASAEAAGQAMTRIVSQVDETAGMVQSIAAANGQQAAASEVVGRSVDEVNRIAGQTAEAMGRFTGTLNDIFAQVQEMFSMVEVICAGEDGVALMSDASDETLIRWTDELSNLPSIDAQHKKLVDYINAVHRAARSNDMAAVLEVFGQLKTYTVEHFGYEERLFDVHGYPEGAQHKDVHHRFVQRVLEWEKQAAGGNPTVVMEILRGLVDWLVSHIMKVDKRYEAFMRERGVA, from the coding sequence ATGACGCTGCGCATGAAATTGCTTGCGGGATTCATCGGCACCCAGGTGCTTACCTGTCTGCTTACCGCCGGGCTGCTGTGGCATTTCGGGGTGGACGGCATGCGCCATGTGGGCGATGCCGCCTCCATCGCCATGCAGGACAGGGCGCGGGACCAGCTGACCAGCATTCGCAGTTCCAAGGCCCTGCACGTGGAAGACATCTTCCGGCGCATGCGCAACCAACTGCTGACCCTGGCCGGTGAACTGACCGCGCGCGAGGCGGCCCAGGCCCTGCCCGCCGCCTGGCTCGGCGTGCAGGGCGAGGTGGCCGGCCATATGGACGCCAAGGCCGTGGCCCGCCAGTTGCTGGACGTCTATGCGGGGCCCGCCTACCTGCGCTCGCCGGAGTTCACGGCCAACGCGCCCTCCGCCCCCGGCTACGTCCCCCGCGCGCCGGAAGCGTACCTGCCCGCGGACGCCAACGGCGTGCTGTTGCAGGGCATGTACCTGTTGCCCGCGCTGGCGGCGGGGCAACGGGGGGCATCCGCCACGCCAGCCAGGCACCCCCTGCCCACTGCCTACAACACATTGCACGCCCGCTGCCATCCGGTGCTGCTGCACTTTGCCGACACCTTCGGCTACCGGGACATCCTGCTGCTGGACCCCAATACCGGCGCGGTGACCTACAGCGTGCGCAAGCTGCCGGATTTCGGCACGTCGCTCGTCACGGGCCCGTACAAGGATACCGGCCTGGCCACGGTGTTCCGCAAGGCCGTGGCCGCCGGAAGGGCTGGCGAGCGCAATGCCGCCGCCATGACGGACTTCGCCCCGTACGAGCCGGGCCGCAACGCCCCGGCCGCGTTCATCGCCACCCCGGTGTACGACGCATCCGGCGCATTCCTGGCCGTAATGGCCCTGCACGTCACGGAGACGGGTATCAACCGCGTCATGACGTCGGAAGGCCGCTGGAAGGACGTGGGCCTTGGCGAATCGGGCGATGCCTATCTGGTGGGCCCCGACCTGCGGGTGCGCTCGCTGCCGCGCGGCTCCACCAACCGGCACATCCTTGCGGACATCATGGACACCGAGGCTGCCCGCAAGGCCGTGGCGGGCGAGACCGGCTGCGGCGCCGTGCGCGACCACGATGGCAGGCCCGTGCTGGCCGCATGGCAGCCCCTGCGCATAGAGGGACTGACCATGGGGCTGGTGGCCGAAATCGACATGGACGAGGCCCTGGCCGCCACGAGGGACATCGCCGCTGCCAGCGGCAAGGCCGAACGCAGCATGCTGACCGGGGCGCTGGTGGTGCTGCTGCTGGGCGCGGCGCTGGGATCGGGCGTGGCCGTGGCGCTGGTGGCGTCCATCTCGCGGCCCTTGCGCCGGTTGCAGGCCTATGCGGGCGAGGTGGCGGAAGGGCACCTGGAAGCCCGGCCCGAGGGCGCGTACCCGCCGGAACTGGACGCCATGCGCCATTCCATAGAACGCATGGTGCAGAACCTGCGCCAGCGCATCGAAGAAGCCGACGGCCAGAGGCAGGAGGCCGCGCGCATGGCCCGCGAGGCCCAGGACGCCATGCGGAACGCCACCGCGTCGGAGTCGCGCATCAAGCGGCTGATGGACCGCATGACCGGCGCCGCGGGCAAGACGCGCAACGTGTCGGAGCATGTCTCGCACTCCATAGCCGATCTGACCGGGCAGGTGAGCACCGTCACCGGCGGGGTGGAAACCCAGCGCCGCCGCATGGACGAAACGGCGGAGGCCGTGGCCGACATGCGCGTGACCGTGGCCAACGTCACCGACAATGCCCGCCGGGCCGCCGAGCAGGCCGACCTTTCACGCGGCAACGCCGACGAGGGCGCGCGGGGAATGCGCGAGACCGTGGCGGCCATCAACGGCATTCGCGAACGCATCCAGCGGCTGAACGAGGCCATGGGCCGCCTTGGCGTGGAGGCCGAGAACATCGGGCAGGTCATGTCGCTGATCTCGGACATCGCCGACCAGACCAACCTGCTGGCGCTGAACGCGGCCATCGAGGCGGCCCGCGCCGGGGATGCCGGGCGCGGATTTGCCGTGGTGGCCGACGAGGTGCGCAAGCTGGCCGAAAAGACCATGGCCGCCACCCGCGACGTGGGCGAGGCCGTGGCGCGCATCCAGGGCCACACGCGTGAGAACATCGCCGCCGTGGAACAGGCCGCGCGTGATGCCACGGCGTCTGCCGCGTCGGCAGAGGCAGCCGGGCAGGCCATGACCCGCATCGTCTCGCAGGTGGACGAAACGGCGGGCATGGTCCAGTCCATCGCTGCCGCCAACGGCCAGCAGGCGGCGGCCAGCGAGGTGGTGGGGCGCAGTGTGGACGAGGTGAACCGCATCGCCGGGCAGACTGCCGAGGCCATGGGCCGCTTTACCGGCACGCTCAACGACATCTTTGCCCAGGTGCAGGAGATGTTTTCCATGGTCGAGGTCATCTGCGCCGGGGAAGACGGCGTGGCCCTGATGTCCGACGCCAGCGATGAAACCCTGATCCGCTGGACGGACGAGCTGTCCAACCTGCCCAGCATCGACGCGCAGCACAAGAAGCTGGTGGACTACATCAACGCCGTGCATCGCGCCGCGCGCTCCAACGACATGGCCGCCGTGCTCGAGGTGTTCGGGCAGTTGAAGACCTACACCGTGGAGCACTTCGGGTACGAGGAACGGCTGTTCGACGTGCACGGCTACCCGGAAGGGGCGCAGCACAAGGACGTGCACCACCGCTTCGTGCAGCGGGTGCTGGAGTGGGAAAAGCAGGCGGCGGGCGGCAACCCCACGGTGGTCATGGAGATACTGCGCGGGCTGGTGGACTGGCTGGTGTCGCACATCATGAAGGTGGATAAGCGGTACGAGGCCTTCATGCGCGAGCGCGGCGTGGCGTAG
- a CDS encoding histidine phosphatase family protein, producing MNKLYVVMVGLPARGKSTMARRIREGLEAEDFRVEVFNNGEIRRSMLGMNSARPEFYDPDNAEGRAQREEIARLNIAAARDYLAGDGHVAILDATNASRARRATIEAMLTDHPLLFVECVNDDPVALGAAIRRKTQMPEFARDTTQAAMDSFTKRIRYYERMYAPCADESCWVRVDTLENRVVGEQIGGRVPYYHRIRDILVSAWVRNLYLVRHGETYYNVEGRIGGDSDLTLRGQAQARELAAHFADIEVPYIFTSTRRRSAQTAAPMREARPQATVMALPEFDEIDAGECEGLRYDDIRRSFPDAFAARQRDKFHYVYPGGEGYVTLRERVERGVRRALFLAGGAPGVMIIGHQAINRMILSHFLYRRTEDVPYIFIPQTQYYHIVATQRKKLFELVRFM from the coding sequence ATGAACAAGCTCTATGTCGTCATGGTCGGCCTGCCCGCGCGGGGCAAATCCACCATGGCCCGCCGCATCCGCGAGGGCCTCGAGGCAGAGGACTTCCGCGTCGAGGTGTTCAACAACGGCGAAATCCGCCGTTCCATGCTGGGCATGAATTCCGCGAGGCCGGAGTTCTACGACCCGGACAACGCGGAAGGCCGCGCCCAGCGCGAGGAAATCGCCCGGCTGAACATAGCCGCCGCACGCGACTATCTTGCGGGCGACGGGCACGTGGCCATCCTGGACGCCACCAACGCCAGCCGTGCCCGGCGGGCCACCATAGAGGCCATGCTCACCGACCATCCGCTGCTGTTCGTGGAATGCGTCAACGACGACCCTGTGGCGCTGGGCGCGGCCATCCGGCGCAAGACGCAGATGCCGGAGTTCGCGCGCGATACCACGCAGGCGGCCATGGACAGCTTTACCAAGCGCATCCGGTACTACGAGCGCATGTATGCCCCGTGCGCCGACGAGTCGTGCTGGGTGCGGGTGGACACGCTGGAAAACCGCGTGGTGGGCGAGCAGATAGGCGGGCGGGTGCCGTACTACCATCGCATCCGGGACATTCTGGTGTCCGCGTGGGTGCGCAACCTGTACCTGGTCCGGCACGGCGAGACCTACTACAACGTGGAAGGGCGCATCGGCGGCGATTCGGACCTGACCCTGCGCGGGCAGGCCCAAGCCAGGGAACTGGCCGCGCATTTCGCGGACATCGAGGTGCCGTACATCTTCACCTCCACCCGCAGGCGGTCGGCGCAGACGGCGGCCCCCATGCGCGAGGCGAGGCCGCAGGCCACGGTGATGGCCCTGCCGGAGTTCGACGAGATAGACGCGGGCGAGTGCGAGGGCCTGCGCTACGACGACATTCGCCGCAGTTTTCCGGATGCCTTTGCCGCCCGCCAGCGCGACAAGTTCCACTACGTGTATCCGGGCGGCGAGGGGTACGTGACCCTGCGCGAACGGGTGGAGCGTGGTGTGCGCCGGGCGCTGTTTCTGGCCGGGGGCGCGCCGGGGGTGATGATCATCGGGCATCAGGCCATCAACCGGATGATCCTGTCGCACTTTCTGTACCGGCGGACGGAGGATGTACCCTACATCTTCATTCCGCAGACGCAGTACTACCACATAGTGGCCACGCAGCGGAAAAAGCTGTTCGAGCTGGTGCGCTTCATGTGA
- a CDS encoding cytochrome b/b6 domain-containing protein gives MHATERLYLYSRFERFWHWAQTLLILALLVTGFEIHGTFTLLGFARAFAVHNFCAWSWLVLYAFIVFWMAVTDEWKHYVPTFLKLMDVVRYYLSGIFKGEPHPVPKNERAKHNPLQRLTYLGIVSFLVPFQMITGFLYYTYNQWPQLGFAGSLTLKAVAILHTLGAFAFLAFVIVHVYMTTTGHTLTAHIAAMFTGYEDVPRNGVKPEA, from the coding sequence ATGCACGCCACCGAACGACTCTACCTGTACAGCCGGTTCGAACGGTTCTGGCACTGGGCGCAGACCCTGCTCATCCTGGCGCTGCTGGTCACCGGCTTCGAAATCCACGGCACCTTCACCCTGCTGGGCTTTGCCCGCGCCTTCGCCGTGCACAACTTCTGCGCATGGTCGTGGCTGGTGCTGTACGCCTTCATCGTGTTCTGGATGGCCGTCACCGACGAGTGGAAGCACTACGTGCCCACCTTCCTGAAGCTGATGGACGTGGTGCGCTACTACCTTTCCGGCATCTTCAAGGGCGAACCCCACCCCGTGCCCAAGAACGAACGCGCCAAGCACAACCCCCTGCAACGGCTGACCTATCTCGGCATCGTCTCGTTCCTCGTGCCGTTCCAGATGATTACCGGGTTCCTCTACTACACCTACAACCAGTGGCCGCAGCTCGGCTTTGCGGGCAGCCTGACCCTGAAGGCCGTGGCCATCCTGCACACCCTGGGCGCCTTCGCCTTCCTGGCCTTCGTCATCGTGCACGTCTACATGACCACCACCGGCCACACCCTCACCGCGCACATCGCCGCCATGTTCACCGGCTACGAGGACGTGCCCCGCAATGGCGTGAAGCCGGAGGCGTAG